A section of the Streptomyces sp. CG1 genome encodes:
- a CDS encoding MFS transporter — MTNGTTPAATVTPTPGIRQHRTLRVLLVAETISMLGTQLSAVAMPWLVLQLTGSAGDMGLVMAAQLAAIAVFGFFGASWTGRLGPRTVMLVGDTVRGPLVALLPLLYFLDCLNTATFVVVMFAIGAFYAPYAASQQAILPGVVGEDERLLGRANAALQSATRLSVLLGPVLGGVLISLFGAPTVLIVDAVSFACSAVLLRLCLPQTPTTGKGTGRRSPAAGFRLLMRDRLLGSWSVALALGEMAWQALFALLPVIAVSREHGSSVVAGALLTAFGGGALAGTLLAGRLLRRVPARTLALTGRVALGAGFLALPLPFGVPGLFCLLVCVGFLNGVSSAPVATVRVLRIPEAQRPEALTVATALALIGGTAGWVLSGTLAQKAGLTTAFWGLAVLQLTAAVLFVFGALGTASPPPAPPSPSTDDPAEVTRTDPAKDSR, encoded by the coding sequence ATGACGAACGGGACCACACCGGCCGCCACGGTCACGCCCACGCCCGGCATCCGGCAGCACCGGACCCTGCGCGTACTCCTCGTCGCCGAGACCATCTCGATGCTCGGCACCCAGCTCAGCGCGGTCGCCATGCCGTGGCTCGTGCTGCAACTGACCGGTTCCGCAGGCGACATGGGGCTGGTCATGGCTGCCCAGCTGGCCGCCATCGCGGTGTTCGGCTTCTTCGGCGCCTCCTGGACCGGACGCCTCGGGCCGCGCACCGTCATGCTCGTCGGGGACACCGTCCGCGGCCCGCTGGTGGCACTGCTGCCGCTGCTGTACTTCCTCGACTGCCTGAACACGGCCACGTTCGTGGTGGTGATGTTCGCGATCGGCGCGTTCTACGCCCCGTACGCCGCGAGCCAGCAGGCCATTCTGCCGGGCGTCGTCGGTGAGGACGAGCGACTGCTCGGCCGGGCCAACGCCGCCCTGCAGAGCGCGACCCGGCTCAGCGTGCTGCTGGGCCCCGTACTCGGCGGCGTCCTGATCTCCCTGTTCGGCGCTCCCACGGTGCTGATCGTGGACGCGGTGTCCTTCGCCTGCTCGGCCGTACTGCTGCGCCTGTGCCTGCCGCAGACGCCCACGACCGGGAAGGGCACAGGGCGTCGTTCGCCCGCAGCCGGGTTCCGGCTGCTGATGCGGGACCGGCTGCTGGGCAGCTGGTCGGTGGCGCTGGCGCTCGGCGAGATGGCCTGGCAGGCGCTGTTCGCGCTGCTCCCGGTGATCGCCGTGTCACGGGAGCACGGCTCCTCCGTCGTGGCGGGCGCCCTGCTGACCGCATTCGGCGGCGGCGCGCTCGCGGGCACCCTGCTGGCGGGACGGCTGCTGCGCCGGGTGCCCGCCAGGACCCTCGCACTGACGGGCCGGGTGGCGCTGGGAGCGGGCTTCCTCGCACTGCCGCTGCCGTTCGGCGTGCCGGGCCTGTTCTGTCTGCTCGTGTGCGTGGGCTTCCTCAACGGCGTGTCCTCCGCGCCGGTCGCCACCGTCCGGGTGCTGCGGATCCCGGAGGCGCAGCGCCCCGAAGCGCTCACCGTCGCCACCGCGCTGGCGCTGATCGGCGGCACGGCGGGCTGGGTGCTGTCCGGCACGCTCGCCCAGAAGGCGGGACTGACAACCGCCTTCTGGGGGCTGGCCGTCCTGCAGCTCACGGCCGCCGTTCTGTTCGTCTTCGGTGCCCTGGGCACCGCGTCCCCGCCACCCGCGCCACCCTCGCCCTCGACCGACGACCCCGCCGAGGTCACCCGCACCGATCCCGCCAAGGACTCCCGATGA
- a CDS encoding amino acid adenylation domain-containing protein translates to MNTPTQCVPLSVGQEAMWVAWKLDPGQWSHIIPTPFRVRGTLDLERLRLAVAEVGEAFPQLRARVRTGQEGSVLDWSDAPEIPVRRSRTELEQDTAIRQTWQTPFDLRTGPLARVDLIDGPDYTVLLIAVHHLVYDGASILLLLDALRTAYQGDRLPREDHAPALAAFAAHSRELADGPSGEAHRLYWKADLGDGGGDFALPAGSEEPQYTVISEKLPADLAAGLRARATEEGMSFATVLMGAYFALLRRHSGASDVLSFLPYHGRCLPELTGRVGYFVNALPVRVPVHGNDTYTDLLGRVRARVKETLAHGDLPLPAIMRSAGLTGPDAQRRTHQTVFQYWHAGLRDGVDVHDVRLRHDGAEARLSLLGMESTAGFRLALMVREDSCGTHLLWKDPAGSLGASVVRVMADDYLAVLREIAEDPRAGIGDVAAAVRARAGGTAHDGTAHDDGDGEHPAAANGVEDDPRLTEMAEVWQSVLGAGPVAPGDSFFELGGHSLLAEMLVGAVRERFPASTATIRLLFDHPRLAEFAAHALPSPAPAAGRSLHETLTPPADAGRSSDVPSAQPAPAVTAAPAAGDQVQGVGDVFPASSFQRRIWLAQRVGGDPAAYNVPLAWRVEHPLDADGVSRALAATIARHEILRTAFHEADGDLMQTVRAPWVPRVERIDLGDRSDPEAALQDWIRTAAHEPFDLASGRLLTAALIELGSAGQVLFLCLHHLLWDGECEDILLRELDAHYTEASDPATARTDRDTPAAAAGDVHPASAHQERMWFVDRFENGHLYPGAPTYHNLPVFLRLDTLPDRAVLADRVAVVVRAHEALRTELVELDGRVVQRVRPDASVVPEWLPATPGDGGGPDIPDVPGALMDWARTPFDLSVGPLLRIAVRPDEGSSGGWIVLCGHQAVIDRVSLETVAGQILAGPDAQAPRPTGYQAWRDADDEDTRRAHLAARAAVLQPPADPLRLPERRTRDAVHVYEERSVAFTVPADVALGRAAERLGAQVADVALAGFAALLQWYSGQEDMVLGLSHAGRREQDRHVVGPLSNLLPVRLRPDTDLSFAGLVERTAAETAHARAHDRAPFDELVRLVDPSKDMSRTALFDVLYSYLPAAAPLRAPEGTAARLVDAAGGRGKYDLHLCLRPDGDDGHRAHLVYNGRYFDHDQITAMAAHYVTALRLLTERPETGVAEIDLLSESERHTQLRVWNATEAGYEETPAHDLIRRRAEARPADVALTDGAHSVSYGTLLADAQAVARGLLAAGVRQGELVALLFPRGADQVRAVLGTLLAGAAYLPIDPAIPDERREFILSDSGVRLALAPSLTAEGHGFDGRVLALDELLDAANRGDATPLPSVPLDSPAYCIYTSGTTGRPKGVVLTHRNLVRLLVNDRLPFNFGPQDVWTMFHSYAFDFSVWELFGGLVHGGRVVLVSEDETRDPGLFFDLLQRERVTVLNQTPSAFRRLLGLRPSAPGGLAALRYVIFGGEALRPAMLTEWSERFPQVRLVNMYGITETTVHASVRTVSRGDMETDTSVVGTPIPTTRLYLLDRHTGGRLLPVGTVGEIYVGGEGVAGGYLGRPELTAQRFVPSPFGDGTLFRSGDLAAHLPDGSLRFIGRADSQVQLRGYRIEPGEVQTCLCEHPDVTDAVVFAEDDRLIAVVQSEQDLNAGELRGHLARRLPSYMLPSLFHVVASIPLTVNGKVDVASLRAQTAALAAPTRREPRAGTPAELAAVWRELLDVPTVSEDDSFFGLGGHSMLAVRLIGEIAERFGADLPIKTLFETPRLGDLADLIDRAPGRPSADVAPPTPVAPVATTSVTPGSGDRAAAPSAEPASPASAFQRRMWLAEQTGQGSPANVFLGWTVEGRLDTAVLEDALARLVAGHEILRTAFRAQGGTVRQVVQAPWLPRIEMCEPTGAEGPEETATRWLDGAAGRPFDLASGRLLRAAVADCGPRGQAFMLCLHHLVVDGESVPVLLRELERCYRDSRAGLPSEPPALQYREHAAAAERSGDPHRSAGLDFWADRLTGWPARLDLPAPARTEADGAVRLALPEGLLGRLRPVMDEHGATWFMLMAAALATGLHRWSGLPRVTFGVPASTRDRDSADLLGPCLNLVVLRSSTAGDTPARETLRAMRTEVLDAFEHARTPFDEVLARLRPEQGADRPPYGDVVLNMNLRGDRRAVLGDAVLRPVFAESLWSHEAKFGITLTVAEQDGELDAVLSHRGDRVSAADAARLADSVAAFLVELADGRRPAQYRDFVHAEETARAGARHDADLAYWREHLSGAPAYVELPAPEEPAPHGVVEIPVPAGVGERLRALHERHGVSPFMAAATALALLLHHRTATDDVVISSPITNRGPGGLADVFGPCLNTVALRARLRHDATVREALEAMRDTTLDAFAHREVAFEDVVDRINPPRKPGRTPYCDVSLAFSTAAVRPPTLGGRTLRAVELDGGDAAYTGKLGLTVALVLDGGELRGRMAYHGGLVRRDDVAQMADTLATLLAQLPENLDAPVSGLELIPHEQLDRMREWEQGPLPGPVTTVPELVLEQARVRPDATAIDSSRGTLGYGGLVSRARSLARTVRPHLPADGPTVALLLERGEDFVVGMLAAWFAGAAFCPLDPSWPGARQEFVLDDVRADVLLTRGGITLPSTGRATVVDVTDVTPDEDGDAAEALPEWSPQATAYVIYTSGTTGTPKGVVVRHGGLANLVRSVGSTQDIGPEDRCTHLLSVSFDSSQMEVWQALAHGACLVPHEEPVVASTLGEWLDRKGATVAFCATALAEAMWSTGTALPRGLRWLGIGGAALSQRPPAGLPYRLLNSYGPTENTVAAAEHIVDGSGTAPLNCIGRPIAGVRMLVLDPAGRRCPLGTTGEIHLAGHSLAVGYLRRPELTADRFRTIELDGAPLRVYRTGDLGRRLSDGTVEYLGRADRQLKLRGYRIEPGEIEHFLLRQPEVAQAAVTGDPQRTPALVAYVTPQGAHRPDSAELLRRARAELPAFMVPEAVVVLPALPLTTSGKVDHAALPRPERTDLVGAAGHVAPGNDTERRVAALWSEVLGLPAVSVHDNFFDLGGNSLALAKLHSRVVAAFGRELPITALFEHPTVAALAKALDSARRSGESTDGITEPRRPQRSGRQNRRGRRRPGTQEGA, encoded by the coding sequence ATGAACACTCCCACGCAGTGCGTCCCGCTGTCCGTCGGCCAGGAGGCGATGTGGGTCGCCTGGAAGCTGGACCCCGGGCAGTGGAGCCACATCATCCCCACCCCCTTCCGGGTGCGCGGCACCCTGGACCTCGAACGGCTGCGCCTGGCGGTGGCCGAGGTCGGCGAGGCCTTCCCGCAGTTGCGGGCCCGGGTGCGCACCGGGCAGGAGGGATCCGTCCTCGACTGGTCGGACGCGCCCGAGATCCCCGTCCGGCGCAGCCGCACCGAGCTGGAGCAGGACACCGCGATCCGTCAGACCTGGCAGACCCCGTTCGACCTGCGGACCGGCCCGCTCGCACGCGTCGATCTCATCGACGGCCCGGACTACACGGTCCTGCTGATCGCCGTGCACCACCTGGTGTACGACGGCGCATCCATCCTGCTGCTCCTGGACGCCCTGCGCACCGCCTACCAAGGTGACCGGCTGCCCCGCGAGGACCACGCCCCGGCGCTCGCCGCGTTCGCCGCGCACTCGCGCGAACTGGCCGACGGCCCGTCCGGCGAGGCCCACCGCCTCTACTGGAAGGCAGACCTCGGCGACGGCGGCGGCGACTTCGCGCTGCCTGCCGGCTCGGAGGAGCCGCAGTACACCGTCATCAGCGAGAAGCTGCCGGCGGACCTGGCCGCCGGCCTGCGCGCCCGTGCCACCGAGGAAGGCATGTCCTTCGCCACCGTGCTCATGGGCGCCTACTTCGCGCTGTTGAGGCGGCACAGCGGCGCGTCGGACGTCCTCTCGTTCCTGCCGTACCACGGCCGCTGCCTGCCCGAACTGACCGGGCGGGTGGGCTACTTCGTCAACGCGCTGCCCGTGCGCGTCCCGGTGCACGGCAACGACACCTACACCGACCTGCTCGGCCGAGTCCGCGCGCGGGTCAAGGAGACCCTGGCGCACGGCGATCTGCCGCTGCCCGCCATCATGCGGTCCGCGGGACTCACCGGTCCCGATGCCCAACGGCGCACCCATCAGACGGTGTTCCAGTACTGGCACGCCGGACTGCGCGACGGCGTCGACGTCCACGACGTGCGGCTGCGTCACGACGGCGCCGAGGCGCGGTTGAGCCTGCTGGGCATGGAGAGCACCGCAGGCTTCCGCCTCGCGCTCATGGTCCGGGAGGACAGCTGCGGCACCCACCTGCTGTGGAAGGACCCGGCGGGCTCGCTGGGCGCCTCGGTGGTCCGTGTCATGGCCGACGACTATCTGGCGGTGCTGCGCGAGATAGCGGAGGACCCGCGGGCGGGCATCGGCGATGTGGCGGCCGCGGTGCGAGCCCGCGCCGGCGGCACCGCGCACGACGGCACCGCGCATGACGACGGCGACGGTGAACACCCGGCGGCTGCGAACGGCGTCGAGGACGACCCCCGCCTGACGGAAATGGCCGAGGTCTGGCAGTCCGTGCTCGGCGCCGGTCCCGTCGCGCCCGGTGACTCGTTCTTCGAGCTGGGCGGCCACTCCCTGCTCGCCGAGATGCTCGTCGGCGCGGTGCGCGAGCGGTTCCCGGCGTCCACCGCGACCATCCGCCTGCTCTTCGATCACCCACGGCTGGCGGAGTTCGCCGCTCACGCGCTGCCCTCACCGGCTCCCGCCGCCGGTCGATCGCTCCACGAGACGCTGACGCCTCCCGCCGACGCCGGCCGTTCTTCCGACGTCCCGTCGGCCCAGCCCGCCCCGGCCGTCACAGCGGCGCCGGCCGCCGGAGACCAGGTCCAGGGCGTCGGGGACGTCTTCCCGGCCTCCAGCTTCCAGCGCCGTATCTGGCTTGCCCAGCGCGTGGGCGGCGACCCGGCCGCGTACAACGTGCCGCTGGCCTGGCGTGTCGAACACCCGCTGGACGCCGACGGCGTCAGCCGGGCTCTGGCCGCGACGATCGCCCGGCACGAGATCCTGCGCACCGCTTTCCACGAGGCCGACGGCGATCTCATGCAGACCGTGCGCGCTCCGTGGGTTCCCCGCGTCGAGCGGATCGACCTCGGGGACCGGTCTGATCCGGAGGCCGCACTGCAGGACTGGATCCGCACCGCGGCCCACGAGCCCTTCGACCTGGCCTCGGGACGGCTGCTGACCGCCGCGCTGATCGAACTCGGATCGGCCGGCCAAGTGCTCTTCCTGTGCCTGCACCACCTGCTGTGGGACGGCGAGTGCGAGGACATCCTGCTCAGGGAGCTGGACGCCCATTACACCGAGGCGAGCGACCCCGCGACGGCGCGCACCGACCGGGACACTCCGGCCGCGGCCGCCGGGGACGTACACCCGGCGTCCGCGCACCAGGAACGCATGTGGTTCGTGGACCGCTTCGAGAACGGCCACCTCTACCCGGGCGCGCCCACGTATCACAACCTCCCGGTCTTCCTGCGGCTGGACACGCTGCCGGACCGCGCCGTCCTGGCGGACCGTGTCGCCGTCGTCGTACGCGCCCATGAGGCACTGCGTACCGAACTGGTCGAGCTGGACGGCCGAGTCGTGCAGCGGGTGCGGCCCGACGCGTCCGTCGTGCCCGAGTGGCTGCCGGCCACGCCGGGTGACGGCGGCGGTCCGGACATCCCGGATGTCCCGGGCGCGCTGATGGACTGGGCACGCACGCCCTTCGACCTGTCCGTGGGTCCGCTCCTGCGGATCGCCGTCCGGCCCGACGAGGGCTCCTCCGGAGGCTGGATCGTCCTGTGCGGGCACCAGGCCGTGATCGACCGGGTGTCCCTGGAGACGGTGGCCGGACAGATCCTGGCCGGGCCGGACGCGCAAGCCCCGCGGCCGACCGGCTACCAGGCGTGGCGCGACGCCGACGACGAGGACACCCGCCGGGCTCATCTCGCCGCCCGGGCCGCCGTACTCCAGCCGCCTGCCGACCCGCTGCGCTTGCCGGAGCGCCGTACCCGTGACGCCGTACACGTCTACGAGGAGCGGTCGGTGGCGTTCACCGTGCCCGCCGACGTCGCGCTGGGCCGGGCCGCCGAGCGGCTCGGGGCGCAGGTGGCGGACGTCGCCCTCGCCGGGTTCGCGGCCCTGCTCCAGTGGTATTCCGGCCAGGAGGACATGGTGCTCGGCCTGTCCCACGCCGGGCGTCGGGAACAGGACCGGCATGTGGTCGGGCCGCTGAGCAACCTCCTGCCGGTGCGCCTGCGCCCGGACACGGACCTCTCGTTCGCCGGACTCGTCGAACGCACCGCGGCCGAGACAGCCCACGCCCGTGCCCATGACCGGGCTCCGTTCGACGAACTGGTCCGGCTGGTCGACCCGTCCAAGGACATGAGCCGTACGGCACTCTTCGACGTCCTGTACAGCTACCTTCCCGCCGCGGCGCCGCTGCGCGCGCCGGAGGGCACCGCGGCACGCCTGGTGGATGCCGCCGGGGGACGCGGCAAGTACGACCTGCACCTGTGTCTGCGGCCGGACGGTGACGACGGTCACCGCGCCCATCTCGTCTACAACGGCCGGTACTTCGACCACGACCAGATCACCGCGATGGCCGCTCACTACGTCACGGCACTGCGCCTGCTGACCGAGCGGCCCGAAACCGGTGTGGCCGAGATCGACCTCCTGTCCGAGTCGGAGCGCCACACCCAGCTGCGGGTGTGGAACGCCACCGAGGCCGGCTACGAGGAGACGCCTGCCCACGACCTCATCCGGCGCCGCGCCGAGGCCCGGCCCGCGGACGTGGCACTGACCGACGGCGCGCACTCGGTCTCCTACGGCACCCTGCTGGCCGACGCGCAGGCGGTCGCACGCGGCCTGCTCGCCGCGGGCGTACGGCAGGGAGAGCTGGTCGCCCTGCTGTTCCCGAGGGGCGCCGACCAGGTCCGGGCGGTTCTGGGAACCTTGCTGGCCGGGGCCGCCTACCTGCCCATCGACCCCGCCATCCCGGACGAGCGCCGGGAGTTCATCCTCTCGGACTCGGGAGTGCGGCTCGCACTCGCCCCGTCGCTCACGGCGGAGGGACACGGCTTCGACGGGCGGGTGCTCGCCCTGGACGAACTGCTCGATGCGGCGAACCGGGGCGACGCCACACCGCTGCCGTCGGTTCCCCTGGACTCGCCCGCCTACTGCATCTACACCTCGGGCACCACCGGCCGGCCCAAGGGGGTCGTCCTCACCCACCGTAATCTGGTGCGCCTGCTCGTCAACGACCGGCTTCCGTTCAACTTCGGACCGCAGGACGTGTGGACGATGTTCCACTCCTACGCCTTCGACTTCTCGGTGTGGGAGCTGTTCGGCGGCCTGGTGCACGGCGGCCGGGTCGTGCTCGTCTCCGAGGACGAGACCCGGGACCCCGGGCTCTTCTTCGACCTGCTCCAGCGCGAGCGCGTCACCGTGCTGAACCAGACGCCGAGCGCGTTCCGCAGGCTGCTCGGCCTGCGGCCCTCGGCACCGGGTGGACTCGCCGCGCTCCGCTATGTGATCTTCGGCGGTGAGGCGCTGCGACCGGCGATGCTGACCGAGTGGTCCGAACGGTTCCCGCAGGTGCGGCTGGTCAACATGTACGGCATCACGGAGACCACCGTGCACGCGAGCGTCCGTACCGTCTCCCGTGGTGACATGGAGACGGACACGAGCGTCGTGGGCACGCCGATCCCGACCACGCGGCTGTATCTCCTGGACCGGCACACCGGCGGCCGACTGCTGCCCGTCGGCACGGTCGGTGAGATCTACGTCGGCGGCGAAGGTGTCGCGGGCGGCTATCTGGGCCGACCCGAACTGACCGCCCAGCGTTTCGTACCCTCGCCGTTCGGGGACGGCACCCTGTTCCGCAGCGGCGACCTCGCCGCCCATCTGCCCGACGGCAGCCTGCGGTTCATCGGACGCGCCGACTCCCAGGTCCAGCTGAGGGGTTACCGTATCGAGCCGGGCGAGGTACAGACATGCCTGTGCGAGCATCCGGACGTCACCGACGCCGTCGTGTTCGCGGAGGACGACCGGCTGATCGCCGTGGTGCAGAGCGAACAGGACCTGAACGCGGGGGAGTTGCGCGGTCATCTGGCACGCCGGCTGCCCTCGTACATGCTGCCCTCGCTGTTCCATGTGGTGGCGAGCATCCCGCTGACCGTCAACGGCAAGGTCGACGTGGCGTCGCTGCGGGCGCAGACCGCAGCGCTCGCCGCTCCCACCCGGCGTGAGCCCCGCGCCGGTACCCCGGCCGAGCTGGCGGCCGTGTGGCGTGAGCTGCTCGATGTGCCGACGGTGAGCGAGGACGACTCGTTCTTCGGGCTGGGCGGGCACTCCATGCTCGCGGTGCGTCTCATCGGTGAGATCGCCGAGCGGTTCGGCGCGGACCTGCCGATCAAGACGCTGTTCGAGACGCCCCGCCTGGGAGACCTGGCGGACCTGATCGACCGGGCCCCGGGCCGGCCGTCGGCCGACGTTGCCCCGCCCACGCCCGTGGCACCGGTCGCTACGACCTCGGTGACACCCGGCTCCGGCGACCGCGCGGCGGCACCTAGCGCGGAGCCCGCGTCGCCCGCGAGTGCCTTCCAGCGGCGCATGTGGCTGGCGGAACAGACCGGCCAGGGCTCGCCCGCCAACGTCTTCCTCGGCTGGACCGTCGAAGGCCGGTTGGACACGGCCGTCCTGGAGGACGCGCTCGCCCGCCTCGTCGCAGGGCACGAGATCCTGCGGACCGCGTTCCGCGCGCAGGGCGGCACGGTGCGGCAGGTTGTCCAGGCGCCCTGGCTGCCTCGGATCGAGATGTGCGAGCCCACCGGCGCCGAGGGTCCCGAAGAGACGGCCACGCGCTGGCTCGACGGCGCGGCCGGCCGCCCCTTCGACCTGGCCTCCGGCCGGTTGCTGCGCGCGGCCGTCGCCGACTGCGGACCGCGCGGCCAGGCGTTCATGCTCTGCCTGCACCACCTCGTCGTGGACGGCGAGTCCGTACCCGTCCTGCTCCGCGAGCTCGAACGCTGCTACCGCGACAGCCGCGCGGGGCTGCCGTCCGAGCCGCCCGCACTCCAGTACCGGGAGCACGCGGCTGCCGCGGAGCGCTCGGGAGACCCGCACCGCTCCGCCGGCCTGGACTTCTGGGCGGACCGGCTGACCGGCTGGCCGGCCCGGTTGGACCTGCCCGCGCCGGCGCGGACAGAGGCCGACGGAGCGGTCCGTCTCGCGCTGCCCGAGGGGCTGCTGGGCCGGCTGCGGCCGGTCATGGACGAGCACGGCGCGACCTGGTTCATGCTCATGGCGGCGGCGCTCGCCACGGGCCTGCACCGGTGGAGCGGCCTGCCGCGGGTGACCTTCGGCGTGCCCGCGAGCACCCGTGACCGCGACTCCGCCGACCTGCTCGGCCCGTGCCTCAACCTCGTCGTCCTGCGCTCCTCGACAGCTGGCGACACCCCCGCCCGCGAGACGCTGCGCGCGATGCGCACGGAGGTGCTGGACGCCTTCGAGCACGCCCGCACGCCCTTCGACGAAGTGCTGGCCAGGCTGCGCCCCGAACAGGGCGCGGACCGGCCGCCGTACGGCGACGTCGTGCTCAACATGAACCTGCGCGGCGACCGGCGCGCCGTGCTGGGCGATGCCGTACTGCGCCCGGTCTTCGCCGAGTCGCTGTGGTCCCACGAGGCCAAGTTCGGCATCACGCTGACCGTGGCCGAGCAGGACGGCGAACTGGACGCCGTGCTCTCCCACCGGGGCGACCGCGTGTCCGCAGCCGACGCGGCCCGCCTCGCGGACTCCGTCGCCGCGTTCCTCGTGGAACTCGCCGACGGCCGACGGCCCGCCCAGTACCGGGACTTCGTCCACGCCGAGGAGACGGCCCGCGCCGGAGCCCGGCACGATGCGGATCTCGCGTACTGGCGTGAACACCTCAGCGGGGCACCCGCGTACGTCGAGCTGCCCGCTCCCGAGGAACCGGCACCGCACGGAGTGGTGGAGATACCGGTGCCCGCGGGTGTGGGCGAGCGGCTGCGCGCCCTCCACGAGCGGCACGGTGTCTCCCCGTTCATGGCGGCGGCGACGGCACTGGCCCTCCTGCTGCACCACCGCACCGCTACGGACGACGTGGTGATCAGCAGCCCGATCACCAACCGCGGTCCGGGCGGCCTCGCGGACGTCTTCGGGCCGTGCCTGAACACCGTGGCGCTGCGCGCCCGGCTGCGGCACGACGCGACCGTTCGCGAGGCGCTGGAAGCGATGCGGGACACGACGCTGGACGCCTTCGCCCACCGCGAGGTGGCCTTCGAGGACGTCGTCGACCGGATCAACCCGCCGCGCAAGCCGGGCCGCACCCCCTACTGCGACGTCTCACTGGCGTTCAGCACGGCCGCCGTGCGCCCGCCGACGCTCGGCGGACGCACCCTGCGCGCGGTCGAACTCGACGGCGGAGACGCGGCGTACACCGGAAAGCTCGGGCTGACCGTCGCGCTCGTCCTCGACGGCGGTGAACTGCGCGGCCGGATGGCCTACCACGGCGGCCTGGTCCGGCGCGATGACGTGGCACAGATGGCCGACACACTGGCCACGCTGCTCGCACAACTGCCGGAGAACCTGGACGCCCCGGTCTCCGGGCTGGAGTTGATCCCGCACGAGCAACTCGACCGGATGCGCGAGTGGGAGCAGGGCCCGCTGCCCGGTCCCGTGACGACCGTCCCGGAACTGGTACTGGAGCAGGCGCGCGTCCGTCCCGACGCGACGGCGATCGACAGCAGCCGGGGCACGCTCGGCTACGGCGGGCTGGTCTCCCGCGCCCGCTCGCTGGCCAGGACGGTGCGCCCGCACCTTCCGGCCGACGGGCCCACGGTCGCGCTGCTCCTGGAGCGCGGCGAAGACTTCGTCGTCGGCATGCTGGCCGCCTGGTTCGCCGGGGCGGCGTTCTGTCCGCTCGACCCCTCCTGGCCGGGCGCCCGGCAGGAGTTCGTCCTCGACGACGTCCGGGCCGACGTCCTGCTGACCCGCGGTGGAATCACGCTCCCGTCGACCGGCCGCGCCACGGTCGTCGACGTCACGGACGTGACGCCGGACGAGGACGGTGATGCTGCCGAGGCCCTGCCCGAGTGGTCTCCGCAGGCCACGGCCTACGTCATCTACACCTCCGGCACCACCGGAACCCCCAAGGGCGTCGTCGTCCGCCACGGCGGTCTGGCCAACCTCGTTCGGTCGGTGGGCAGCACCCAGGACATCGGCCCCGAGGACCGCTGCACACACCTGCTGAGCGTCAGCTTCGACTCCTCGCAGATGGAGGTGTGGCAGGCCCTCGCCCATGGCGCCTGCCTGGTCCCGCACGAGGAACCCGTCGTCGCGTCCACGCTCGGTGAGTGGCTGGACCGCAAGGGCGCGACCGTGGCGTTCTGCGCCACCGCGCTGGCCGAGGCCATGTGGAGCACCGGCACCGCCCTTCCGCGCGGGCTGCGCTGGCTGGGCATCGGTGGCGCGGCGCTCTCCCAGCGTCCGCCGGCCGGGCTGCCGTACCGGCTGCTCAACTCCTACGGCCCCACCGAGAACACCGTCGCCGCCGCGGAGCACATCGTCGACGGCTCCGGCACCGCGCCGCTGAACTGCATCGGCCGGCCCATCGCCGGCGTGCGGATGCTCGTTCTCGACCCGGCCGGCCGACGCTGCCCGCTCGGCACCACCGGCGAGATCCACCTGGCCGGTCACAGCCTCGCCGTCGGGTACCTGCGGCGTCCGGAACTGACGGCGGACCGCTTCCGCACGATCGAACTGGACGGCGCGCCGCTGCGGGTCTACCGCACCGGAGACCTCGGCCGCCGCCTGAGCGACGGCACCGTGGAGTACCTGGGCCGGGCGGACCGGCAGCTCAAGCTCCGCGGTTACCGCATCGAGCCGGGCGAGATCGAGCACTTCCTGCTGCGCCAGCCCGAAGTGGCCCAGGCCGCCGTGACCGGCGACCCGCAGCGCACCCCGGCCCTCGTCGCCTATGTGACCCCGCAGGGTGCGCACCGCCCCGACAGCGCCGAACTGCTGCGCCGCGCGCGGGCGGAGCTGCCCGCCTTCATGGTGCCGGAGGCCGTCGTCGTGCTGCCCGCCCTGCCGCTGACCACCAGCGGCAAGGTCGACCACGCCGCGCTGCCCAGGCCCGAGCGCACCGACCTGGTCGGGGCGGCCGGCCACGTCGCACCGGGCAACGACACCGAACGGCGTGTGGCCGCGCTCTGGTCGGAGGTCCTGGGGCTACCCGCGGTCTCGGTCCACGACAACTTCTTCGACCTCGGCGGCAACTCGCTGGCGCTGGCCAAGCTGCACAGCAGGGTCGTCGCCGCCTTCGGGCGGGAGCTGCCCATCACCGCCCTGTTCGAGCACCCGACCGTCGCCGCGCTGGCGAAGGCACTCGACTCGGCGCGTCGGTCCGGCGAGTCCACCGACGGCATCACCGAGCCCAGGCGTCCGCAGCGGTCCGGCCGACAGAACCGGCGCGGCCGGCGCCGTCCCGGCACGCAGGAAGGTGCGTGA